DNA sequence from the Candidatus Woesearchaeota archaeon genome:
TGAAATCTCATTTATTGGAATTTGTTTTACTTCAAGTGTTGAGTCTAAATAATATAGTAAAGTAAAACTTAGTAAAAAAATTATAAAGGATATTTTAATTATTGTCCTCTCTGAGAGCTTCATAATGTATTTAAATAAATTAAGTTTTAATAAAGCTATGCAAAAGAAATTTTTGAAATTAATTATAGTTGTTTTACTTTTAATTCTTGGATATAATAATCAGTCTTTTATCTCCGAGATTAATTATTATTATGAAGATACTTTTGAAGATGAAATTTTTCAACAAAATATTTATTATAATTTGCAAGAGATTTCTGATGAGAAAATAGAAGTATTATTTTGTCCTTCTAATGAGTGTTATGAAATATTTGAAACTAGTTTTGATAATGCTAAGTTTGAGATTAAATGCGCTTTTTATGAATTGGACGAGTTAAATTTATCTGAAATATTATCTGAAAAATCAGAAGATGATGTAGAGATTAGTTTAATTATTGATAATGATTACTTGCTTGAAGATTCAATTAAAGAACTTTCAAATACTAAAGTTAAAGTATATTCTGATGTTAATAGAGGAACAAGATATAATAATTATATGCATGATAAGTTTTGTATTATTGATGATGAAATTTTAATTACAGGTTCAACTAATCCTACAACGAATGGATTTTTTAAGAATAATAATAATCTTATTGTTTTGAATTCTAAGAGTCTTGCTACAAATTATGAGAATGAATTTGATCAGATGAGTAATAATGTTTTTGGAGATAATAAAAAATCTTTTTTAGAGTTTAATAATATAACAATTATTGAGAATGAGAATAAATATATTATATCTTCTTATATGTGTCCACAAGATAATTGTGGTGATGAGATTATTGACATATTAAATTCTGCAAAAGAAGAAATATTTTTTGCAACTTTTGCAATTACTCATAATGATATTTCAAATAAACTTATTGGAAAATCTATTGAAGGCTTAAATGTTTCAGGATTAATTGAAAAGAGGAATTTTAATCTTAAAGGGTCTGATGCTAAAAATCTTTCAAGTTATTTTACATTGTATAATGATACTAGCAAAGGGAATATGCATCATAAGTTCTTTGTAGTTGATGAGAGAATAGTTATTACTGGTTCAATGAATCCGAGCGCTTCAGGAGACGATTATAATGATGAGAATGTTTTAATTATTGAGAATGAGAGAATAGCTAAATTGTATAAAGAAGAATATTTAAGGTTGATTGGTTAAAGATTAAACAAACATTTGTAAAATGACTCAAAACCAAATGCCTCCTCAGGTTTTAATAACACAGCTTCAACTTCTGCTTGTTCACAAAAATAAGCTAAATTAGCACCAGATAATTCATCTAGATGTCTTATACCTAAACTTCTTGGAATTGAATTACCTCTATATAAAAAACTTCTACCTTTTTTATCTTGGATTGCAACTGAGCCTCCCTTATTTAATATTGGATTAAATTCTGGAATAAAATATCTCATTAAATTGTAAGCAATTAATTCATTTTCAATATTTAACTTAGGTTTTGAAGCAGCAAGTGCATTAACCATATCTGCAATTAAACCTCTATTTTTAATTATTAATGGTAATTTATCTAAACTCATAGTTTTCTAGAGGTTTTGAAGTTTATAAAAATTACTTAAATAATTCTTTGAATACTTGTAGTGATTCATCTATATGAAAAATCACTTGCTATTTTCTATTATAATAGTTTATCATAAATTGAATGAAATTTCCAAGGAATATAGGTTTACTAAGAAAGTTAATACTGAAAAAGTGAAAATTAATAAATACCTACATATTTGTTTTTATATGAAGAATAAAATTGAAAATTATTTTAAAAGTTTAAAACTTAGTGAAAAATCTATTTCATTAGGTTTAACATTTGGTTTAATGTTTTGAGTTGTATTTGATAGTATTATTATGGGAATATCTTTAGGGTTTGTTTTTATGATTGCATTTAGTGAAGAAGAAAAATCTAAGGATAAAAATAAGTAATGAGTTATAATATTTTTCAAATAAAATAAGATTAATTCTTTCAAATGTAACAAAAATATTAAAGAATAAAATTTCAATATATTTTACAATATAATATTTATTCAGTTTTTACTAGTTTAACTGAGAAATATTCCAAAGATATTCTTCTAATAGAATATTTAGATTATTTTGAAGAAATAAAATATTCTCATTATCCTGATAATATTAAATATTAATACTCATGATTATTGAATCTTCTGATTTTTTATAATAATCCTTCAATATTGCTTCTTTATGAAAACCAATCTCTTTGTAAAATTCTATAGCATTTTTATTCTTAGAAGATGTTGAAACATATAATTTTCTTCCCTTCCTTCTTTTTAGCTCTTTAAGAATAAAATTTAATAATACTGAACCATAGCCTTTTTTCTCATTACCTTTTTTTATAGCTGTCCAATTAAGCCAATATATATCAGTAGTTTCAGTTTCCTCTTTATTAAAACCTGAAAATCCAATAATCTCTTTATCATTAAATAAAATATAATCTTTAACATTTTTGTTTCTTTTAGATTTAGACTTGGAATAAAATTTAAGATAAGCTTTTTCAATTATTTTAGAATCATTTTTATCATATTGAGAATAAATCTGAACTACATCATTTACTTTAGATTTACTTAACTCTTTAATTTCTATCATATATATATATCATAAAACTCTATATTTAAAAATGTATTTAAATTCTACTTAGAGAGAGAGAAAGATATTTTGCACTTTTCTCTATAAATAACATTAATTTATCTCCAATACCTTTACCAAGAGAATTTATATTAACAAATAAATAATTTAAATATCTATTCCTAATTAATAATTCTAATCTCTCAACTCTTCCCACCATTTATCTTGAGGAATTTTATCTAATGTGAAACTCTCTCCAATTAAAGGAGTAGCTACACTTACATTCTTAACTTGAGCTTCTTTAGTAAATCTAATTATAGGTTCATCCCATGGATGTATAGAAAGGTCAAATTTTCCCCAGTGGATAGGCAATGCAACTTTAGCATTTAAATCAATACTTGCTTGAATAGATTCTTCTGGCTTCATGTGAACATCTGCCCAGGCTTGATTATATGCTCCATTTTCCATAAATGCAATATCAAAAGGACCATATTTGTCTCCTATTTTTTTAAATTCATTAGAATAACCACCATCTGCTCCAGAGTAAATATTTAATGATTCAGATTTAATTATCCAAGCTCCCCAAAGAGTTGAGTCTCTATTTGTTAATCCTCTTCCTGAAAAATGCCTTGTTGGTACAAAGGTAAAATTAATATTTTTATAACTTACATTCTCATACCATTCTTTCTCAATAATTTTATCTTCGTCAACTCCCCATTTTAGAAGATGCGCTTTAACACCTAAGGGTACAAAAAATCTTTCCACATTTGGAGCTAATTTTTTAATTGCTCTATGGTCTAAGTGATCATAGTGGTCATGTGAAATCACAACTACATCTATTTTTGGCAAATCCTCTATCTTAATTGGATTCTCAAATTCGAATGCTTTCCCAAAGATTGGAAGTGGTGATGCCCTATTGAAAACTGGGTCAGTTATTATTGTTACATTTGAAGTTTTCATTAAAATTGTTGAATGACCAAGCCATGTGAATGAATCATCTTTAATGTACTTATTCAACTTTTTAGAGGGTAAAGGCGCCTCAGGATTTTTCCCATTTTTACTCTTGAAAAAGAAGTCCCACATCGAATGATTTCCATCTTCAGTTCTATTCATCCCTAATCTTGTAGGAACTAGATTTGTAAACTTTTTACCATCAAAGTTATTTGATCCCTTTATTTTATCTAGACTCTTACCCTTAGCATCATCTCCAAAAGTTGGTGCAAAATTTAGGAATAAAGTCCCTCCTATGATTAGTATTAGTATTGTATATAATATCATTTTTGAAAACCGTTTTAAATATTTTTTAAACATTCTTATATTAATTAATCTCTCGAAATCTATAAACCTTCCTGACAAATAAAAAATAGATTTATAATCTATACTAAACGAATATTTATTATATAAATATGAAACTAATCTCTGAGACAAAATTTACTGTTAAGAAATCAAAATTCTTCGCTTTTTTATATGAAATTACAAATGAAGAAGATATAGAAAATATTTTATCAGAGTTTAATCAAAAACATAAAAAGGCAAATCATATTTGTGTTGGAATTAAATTAGATTCATTTGAAAAATTCAAGAATGATAAAGAAGTAGGCCAGCCAGGGAAAATTCTACTTGAAATTTTAAAAGAAAACAAGTTAGATAATCATGTTTTAATTGTTGTAAGATATTTTGGCGGAATAAAACTAGGACAAGGTGGAGTTCAAAGAGCGTTTAGAGAAATTGGAAGAGAGGCACTTAAAGTTTATACTTAGAATTAACTGTAAGTTTTGTGAGCATTATATTTATAAAACTATTATTACTAACTTTATTATGGAAAGTTATGATAAAAAAGAAATAAAAAGTATTGCTAATGCACTAAAGCCTCAATTTAATGTTGGAAAGAGTGCAATAACTGATACTTTTATTGATACTGTTGATAATTATTTAAGAGCTCATGAAATTGTGAAAATTAAATCCCTTATAGCAAAAGATAAGGGTGAGTTGAAAAAAATGGCAGCATTCTTAGCAGAAGAAACTGATTCTGAAGTAGTTGATGTTAAAGGTTTTACATTTGTATTATTTCGAAAAGATTAAAATATGAAAATTGCAATAGATGTTGATCAGGTTTTATGTGAGAGTACAGAAAATCTTTTAGATATGGTTAATTCGAAAGATAATTCCAATTATAAACTTGAAGATATGAAAGATTACTTCTTTGAGTGGTTAACACCTAAATATGATGCAAAAGAAATGTTTGAAGAATATTTAGTAATGCTCGATAAAAACATCTTAAACTTAAAAGCAATAAATAATGCAAAAGAAATATTAAATATTCTAAAAGACAAATATGAATTATATGTTCTTACAGCTAGAGATTCAAAAGTTAGGGATAGAACTATTGAATGGATTAATAATAATTTTGGAGAAGGAATTTTTAAAGAATTTATTTTTCTAGATGAAACAGGATATGATTGTAAATCTGGAGTTTGTGTTGAGAAAGGTTTTGATTTGATGATTGATGATGCTCCACATGTAATTGAGAATGTTTCAAAGAAAGGTATTCAAACTTTTGTTATGAGCTGGCCTTGGAATAAAAATATTTTAGAGAATGAAAAAATTAATAGAGTTAATTCTTGGAATGATATTTATGATAGATTGAAAAATGGTTGAGATTTTAGGTTATCTACATAAGAATAAGAAGGGTGATTTAGGAGTTGAATATACTTACGAAATTTACAATAATTTAAATTTAAGAACCCCAAATATTAGATTATTATCTCAAAAATTAAAACCATCTGTGAAGAAATTACCTTTTAAATCAATTGAATCATATATTAGTAGAATTAGAAGTGAAACTGCAAAGAATATGACTTCAGAAGGAAAAATTAAAATTGGAGGACTTTCTTCAGATAGGGTTGAAAGATATATTACTGGAATTGCATATCAGTTTTTAGGATTTAAATTAGTTGAAGACCCAATTAATAATGAAAATCCTATTCTTGCATTACTTGAAACTCAAAATAAATTTGAAGAGGAAGATATTTTAAATACTGATTATTTAATGATTGAAGGAGGTTTTGATAGATTAGTTTTGCCAAGAAGAACAGTTTCATTAATTGAAGCAATGTGTAATGAAAAAACTTATAGATTAAATTATAAAAATATTTTTCAAGGAGATGTAAAAGGACTTAAAAAAATTATTTGTCCTAAATTCT
Encoded proteins:
- a CDS encoding phospholipase D-like domain-containing protein; translation: MYLNKLSFNKAMQKKFLKLIIVVLLLILGYNNQSFISEINYYYEDTFEDEIFQQNIYYNLQEISDEKIEVLFCPSNECYEIFETSFDNAKFEIKCAFYELDELNLSEILSEKSEDDVEISLIIDNDYLLEDSIKELSNTKVKVYSDVNRGTRYNNYMHDKFCIIDDEILITGSTNPTTNGFFKNNNNLIVLNSKSLATNYENEFDQMSNNVFGDNKKSFLEFNNITIIENENKYIISSYMCPQDNCGDEIIDILNSAKEEIFFATFAITHNDISNKLIGKSIEGLNVSGLIEKRNFNLKGSDAKNLSSYFTLYNDTSKGNMHHKFFVVDERIVITGSMNPSASGDDYNDENVLIIENERIAKLYKEEYLRLIG
- a CDS encoding GNAT family N-acetyltransferase codes for the protein MIEIKELSKSKVNDVVQIYSQYDKNDSKIIEKAYLKFYSKSKSKRNKNVKDYILFNDKEIIGFSGFNKEETETTDIYWLNWTAIKKGNEKKGYGSVLLNFILKELKRRKGRKLYVSTSSKNKNAIEFYKEIGFHKEAILKDYYKKSEDSIIMSINI
- a CDS encoding MBL fold metallo-hydrolase, with the translated sequence MILYTILILIIGGTLFLNFAPTFGDDAKGKSLDKIKGSNNFDGKKFTNLVPTRLGMNRTEDGNHSMWDFFFKSKNGKNPEAPLPSKKLNKYIKDDSFTWLGHSTILMKTSNVTIITDPVFNRASPLPIFGKAFEFENPIKIEDLPKIDVVVISHDHYDHLDHRAIKKLAPNVERFFVPLGVKAHLLKWGVDEDKIIEKEWYENVSYKNINFTFVPTRHFSGRGLTNRDSTLWGAWIIKSESLNIYSGADGGYSNEFKKIGDKYGPFDIAFMENGAYNQAWADVHMKPEESIQASIDLNAKVALPIHWGKFDLSIHPWDEPIIRFTKEAQVKNVSVATPLIGESFTLDKIPQDKWWEELRD
- a CDS encoding YigZ family protein — encoded protein: MKLISETKFTVKKSKFFAFLYEITNEEDIENILSEFNQKHKKANHICVGIKLDSFEKFKNDKEVGQPGKILLEILKENKLDNHVLIVVRYFGGIKLGQGGVQRAFREIGREALKVYT
- a CDS encoding YhbY family RNA-binding protein, with product MESYDKKEIKSIANALKPQFNVGKSAITDTFIDTVDNYLRAHEIVKIKSLIAKDKGELKKMAAFLAEETDSEVVDVKGFTFVLFRKD